The following are encoded in a window of Flavobacterium sp. WC2421 genomic DNA:
- a CDS encoding MFS transporter, with product MEKLARIGLKDFTRSTKILILTNLIYSFVLPVIDIFVASYIMRNSNDPSKVMLYQLAIYTGIPVTFFINGFLLNKIKIKKLFSLGMLLSGVSMVFMMSLTEITYYGIIPAGLIMGMSFGLYWSNRDYLVLATTSDKTRNFYYGLDTFFYTLTAVIVPVIIGWYLMNGNGTSNAGVNSGYKVVTGIVFIFTILASIVFHFGDYEKPKNEKFLYFKFHKLWTKMLQMAVLKGLAQGFIVTAPAMLMMKFFASEGALGTAQSVGAIIAAVIMLILGKLSSPKHRLVIFSIGLIFFFLASFFNSLMFNSTGVIIFIFLLLIARPILDIAYFPIQLRVIDLLSEVENRNEFSYILNHEFGLYAGRLLGAGTFLGIAYFGNADDALRYALLIIAVIQLLSILIAKQLLDQQSKLENKHA from the coding sequence ATGGAAAAATTAGCAAGAATAGGCTTGAAGGATTTCACTAGAAGCACCAAAATATTAATACTTACCAATTTAATATATTCATTTGTATTGCCCGTAATTGATATTTTTGTAGCCTCTTACATAATGCGAAATTCAAATGATCCATCAAAAGTGATGCTCTATCAATTAGCCATATATACTGGTATTCCAGTCACTTTTTTCATAAATGGTTTTTTGCTAAATAAAATAAAAATTAAAAAATTGTTTTCACTTGGTATGCTATTGAGTGGCGTTTCTATGGTGTTTATGATGTCTTTGACAGAAATAACGTATTACGGAATAATCCCTGCGGGCTTGATTATGGGAATGTCATTTGGCCTGTATTGGTCCAATAGAGATTACTTGGTACTGGCTACCACAAGCGATAAAACTCGAAATTTTTATTATGGTTTAGATACTTTTTTCTACACTTTAACAGCCGTTATTGTTCCAGTAATTATTGGATGGTATTTAATGAATGGAAATGGAACTTCTAATGCAGGAGTTAATTCTGGATATAAGGTAGTTACTGGAATTGTATTTATTTTCACCATTTTAGCATCAATAGTATTTCATTTTGGAGATTATGAAAAACCTAAAAATGAAAAATTTCTATATTTTAAATTCCACAAACTTTGGACAAAAATGCTGCAAATGGCGGTTTTGAAAGGCTTAGCTCAAGGATTTATAGTAACAGCTCCAGCGATGCTTATGATGAAATTTTTTGCCTCTGAAGGCGCATTAGGAACCGCACAATCAGTAGGCGCTATTATCGCGGCAGTTATTATGTTGATTTTAGGGAAACTTTCCTCTCCTAAACATCGGTTGGTCATTTTTAGTATCGGACTAATCTTTTTCTTTTTAGCTTCCTTTTTTAATAGTCTAATGTTTAATTCGACAGGAGTAATTATTTTTATCTTTCTATTATTGATAGCAAGGCCCATTCTTGACATTGCCTACTTCCCTATCCAACTTAGAGTTATCGATTTATTATCGGAAGTAGAAAACCGAAATGAATTCTCGTATATCTTAAATCATGAATTTGGTTTGTATGCAGGACGCCTCTTAGGAGCAGGAACTTTCTTAGGAATCGCCTATTTTGGAAATGCCGATGATGCTTTGCGTTATGCTTTATTAATCATTGCCGTTATCCAATTACTCTCTATACTAATTGCCAAACAACTTTTGGATCAACAATCAAAATTAGAAAATAAACATGCTTAA
- a CDS encoding response regulator produces MTKPLKILIIDDDKVDSITIIRSISRSDINAEIESAYSAKEGFEKLESVCFDLIFLDYMMPDSDGISILKKIRSLAIETPVIFITSQGDEKIASQAILAGASDYMPKTLLTSDGISHSVRNAMKLFESQNLRKKTEFALKINSKRLSEAQKLAKIGSWEINLNDGEVFFSEEMFKILELDNTVMPSMSTFKSCITSSNDILLFENKLEEVKANNEEVSFSHRIMTKKGTIKHINEYIICINDESDKPFKVLGTIQDITEQKKTEKELIHAKNIAENSVRIKERFLTNMSHEIRTPMNGIIGFASILEFTELDGNQKQSVEAIKIAGKNLMVIINDILDLSKIEADKMTFESIEFSLSKTVNSVIELLSPLSNEKKVILKSTIDPKINDALIGDPTRLSQILINLVGNALKFTEQGQVELVVNQEKKADKSTLVLFNVIDTGIGIPEDKIDAIFESFNQASNETTRKFGGTGLGLTITRKLIELQGGSIKVKSELLKGSEFSFGIQYKIAELNSIDLNRVLAKQLDFSFLENKNILLVEDNKINQLLTKKVFEKWNKQIEIAENGLIALEKIIENQYDIILMDIQMPEMDGNEVTEKVRNLPGIKSKVPIIALTAHATADEERRCINSGMNDYLSKPFDFNVLLEKLYRNLNLDI; encoded by the coding sequence ATGACAAAACCATTAAAAATATTAATAATTGATGATGATAAAGTTGATTCAATTACTATAATACGTTCTATTTCTCGTTCAGATATTAATGCTGAAATTGAAAGTGCTTATTCAGCAAAAGAAGGTTTTGAAAAATTGGAATCAGTTTGTTTTGATCTCATCTTTTTAGATTATATGATGCCAGATTCAGATGGAATAAGTATCCTTAAAAAAATAAGGAGCTTAGCCATAGAAACACCTGTGATTTTTATTACTTCTCAAGGAGATGAAAAAATTGCAAGTCAAGCGATTCTAGCTGGTGCTTCTGATTATATGCCTAAAACACTATTGACTTCTGATGGTATTTCCCATAGTGTGAGAAATGCTATGAAATTATTTGAAAGTCAGAATCTTCGTAAAAAAACTGAATTTGCTTTAAAAATAAATTCCAAAAGACTTTCTGAGGCTCAAAAGTTAGCCAAGATAGGGAGCTGGGAAATCAATTTGAATGATGGCGAGGTATTCTTTTCTGAAGAAATGTTTAAGATACTTGAATTAGATAATACAGTGATGCCATCAATGAGTACTTTTAAGTCTTGTATTACCTCTTCAAATGATATTTTATTATTTGAAAATAAACTAGAAGAAGTTAAGGCTAATAATGAAGAAGTTAGTTTTAGTCATCGCATTATGACTAAAAAAGGGACTATAAAACACATAAACGAATATATTATTTGTATTAATGATGAAAGTGATAAACCGTTCAAAGTTTTAGGAACCATTCAAGACATAACAGAACAGAAGAAAACAGAAAAAGAGTTAATTCATGCCAAAAATATAGCCGAAAACTCAGTACGAATTAAAGAGCGGTTCCTGACAAACATGAGTCATGAAATTCGTACTCCGATGAATGGAATTATTGGATTTGCTAGTATTCTTGAATTTACAGAATTGGATGGAAATCAAAAACAAAGTGTTGAAGCTATAAAAATAGCAGGAAAAAATTTAATGGTTATCATTAATGATATTTTAGATCTTTCTAAAATTGAAGCCGATAAAATGACATTTGAATCAATTGAATTTTCATTGTCAAAAACAGTGAATTCAGTTATTGAATTATTATCTCCTCTTTCAAATGAAAAAAAAGTTATTCTAAAAAGCACAATTGATCCTAAAATTAATGATGCATTAATTGGTGACCCAACACGATTATCTCAAATATTAATTAATCTTGTAGGGAATGCATTAAAATTTACGGAACAAGGACAAGTTGAATTAGTTGTAAATCAAGAGAAGAAGGCCGACAAGTCAACATTAGTTCTTTTTAATGTAATTGACACCGGAATAGGGATACCCGAAGATAAAATTGATGCTATATTTGAAAGTTTTAATCAAGCATCAAATGAAACTACTAGAAAATTTGGAGGAACGGGTTTAGGACTTACAATTACACGAAAATTAATAGAATTACAAGGTGGCTCTATTAAAGTAAAAAGTGAACTTTTAAAAGGGAGCGAGTTTTCATTTGGAATTCAATATAAAATAGCAGAATTAAATAGTATAGACTTGAATAGAGTATTAGCAAAACAATTGGATTTTAGTTTTTTAGAGAATAAAAATATTTTATTGGTTGAAGACAATAAGATTAATCAACTTCTAACAAAAAAAGTTTTTGAGAAGTGGAATAAACAAATTGAAATTGCCGAAAATGGGTTAATTGCTCTTGAAAAAATAATAGAAAATCAATATGATATTATTTTGATGGATATTCAAATGCCAGAAATGGATGGTAATGAAGTGACTGAAAAGGTGAGAAATCTTCCTGGAATAAAATCAAAAGTACCCATTATTGCTTTAACTGCACACGCTACTGCTGATGAAGAGAGGAGATGTATTAACTCAGGAATGAATGATTATTTATCAAAACCATTTGATTTTAATGTGCTTCTTGAAAAATTATATAGAAACCTTAATTTAGATATATAG
- a CDS encoding M16 family metallopeptidase: MKKIILPLFLLLSFISRAQMKADDVKTFTLKNGMKFLVVEDFSIPNANMYLFYKVGSRNEHQGITGLSHFFEHMMFNGAKKYGPKQFDRTMEFNGGANNAYTTENVTVYTDWFPASATETIFDLEGDRIASLSIDPKMVESERGVVLSERSTGLENSPWRLLSQSMQATAFQEHPYHWPVIGYEDDMKNWTQADLEHYFKTYYAPNNCVVVVSGAIKFDQVKQFAEKYLEPIPAQPAPPVVHIVEPAQKGERRITVQKEVANPYLMIGYHTPESKNEDYYALNILSSILSSGESSRLYTSLVDKQQIANQIFTDYGDSFDPGLFNIYAVANTNVSEVDLENAIYTEIEKIKKDGISERELQKIKNQKLMEFYGQVETINGKSNNIGTYEVFFGDYKKMFDAPKNYNKVTVADVQHVAKKYFTKSNRTVGVLKTNVEN; the protein is encoded by the coding sequence ATGAAAAAAATAATACTGCCGCTGTTTCTTTTGCTGTCTTTTATTTCTAGGGCACAAATGAAAGCAGATGATGTAAAAACATTCACTCTTAAAAACGGAATGAAATTTCTGGTTGTGGAGGATTTTTCGATTCCCAATGCCAATATGTATTTGTTTTACAAAGTAGGAAGTCGCAATGAACACCAAGGAATTACGGGACTTTCGCATTTTTTTGAACACATGATGTTTAATGGAGCAAAAAAATATGGCCCAAAACAATTTGACCGTACCATGGAATTTAATGGTGGTGCGAATAATGCTTATACCACCGAAAATGTAACCGTATACACAGATTGGTTTCCAGCATCGGCCACCGAGACTATTTTTGACTTAGAAGGCGATCGTATTGCCAGTTTGAGTATTGATCCCAAAATGGTGGAAAGCGAAAGAGGCGTGGTATTAAGTGAGCGCAGTACAGGATTAGAAAACTCCCCTTGGAGACTTTTATCACAATCGATGCAAGCCACTGCTTTTCAAGAACATCCGTACCACTGGCCAGTTATAGGTTATGAGGATGATATGAAAAACTGGACACAAGCAGATTTAGAACACTATTTTAAAACCTATTACGCCCCTAATAATTGTGTAGTAGTCGTTTCAGGAGCAATCAAATTTGACCAAGTAAAACAATTTGCCGAAAAATACCTAGAGCCAATTCCCGCACAACCAGCTCCACCAGTGGTACATATCGTGGAACCAGCACAAAAAGGAGAACGCAGGATTACGGTTCAAAAAGAAGTGGCTAATCCGTACTTGATGATTGGATACCATACGCCAGAATCAAAAAACGAAGATTATTATGCCTTGAACATATTGAGTTCTATACTTTCAAGTGGAGAATCCTCAAGATTATATACTTCACTAGTAGACAAACAGCAAATTGCCAATCAAATTTTTACCGATTATGGGGATAGTTTTGACCCAGGCCTTTTTAATATTTATGCCGTTGCTAATACTAATGTTAGTGAAGTGGATTTAGAAAATGCCATCTATACTGAAATTGAAAAAATAAAAAAAGACGGAATCAGTGAAAGAGAGCTTCAAAAAATAAAAAATCAAAAGTTAATGGAATTTTACGGTCAGGTAGAAACCATCAACGGGAAGTCGAACAATATTGGAACCTATGAAGTCTTTTTTGGTGATTATAAAAAAATGTTTGACGCACCAAAAAACTACAATAAAGTTACCGTAGCTGATGTACAGCATGTAGCCAAAAAATACTTCACAAAAAGCAATCGAACTGTAGGTGTATTAAAAACTAATGTAGAAAACTAA
- a CDS encoding SulP family inorganic anion transporter, translating to MKQYFNLFDFTQKVNYKTEVLAGLTVAMTMIPESLSFAILAGFPPLVGLYAAFIMGLVTAIFGGRPGLVSGGAGATVIVLIALMKSNGLEYVFAAVALAGILQILVGLFKLGKFIRLVPQPVMFGFVNGLAIIIFMSQLEQFKTIVNGQSVWLSGNPLYIMAGLVLLTIAIVLFFPKITKAVPASLVAIIVVFGLVLGLGIHTKTVADIASISGGFPPFHIPNIEWTVETLQLVFPYALIMASVGLTEGLLTLNLVDEITGTKGKGNRECIAQGSANVLNGFFFGMGGCPMIAQTLVNLSAGSRARLSGIIAALTILVIILFGAPIIEQLPIAALVGVMIMVAIGTFEWISFRIINKMPKQDIFVGVLVAVITILLHNLALAVLIGVIISALVFAWESAKRIRAKKYVDEKGVKHYEIFGPLFFGSTTAFAEKFDILNDPNDVIVDFKESKIADMSAIDAVNKLTERYAKVGKKIHLRHLSADCRQLLHNADDVIDINIIEDPTYKVAID from the coding sequence ATGAAACAGTATTTCAATTTATTCGATTTTACTCAAAAAGTAAATTACAAAACGGAAGTTTTAGCAGGTTTAACAGTCGCCATGACGATGATTCCTGAATCACTTTCTTTTGCAATTTTAGCTGGTTTTCCTCCCTTGGTAGGTTTATATGCTGCTTTTATAATGGGCTTGGTTACCGCTATTTTTGGAGGAAGACCAGGTTTGGTTTCAGGTGGAGCAGGAGCAACAGTTATTGTTTTAATTGCTTTAATGAAGTCAAATGGATTAGAATATGTTTTTGCAGCAGTCGCTTTGGCTGGTATTTTGCAAATATTGGTAGGACTGTTTAAGTTGGGTAAATTTATCCGACTCGTTCCACAGCCCGTTATGTTTGGATTTGTTAACGGTTTAGCCATTATTATTTTCATGTCCCAACTGGAACAATTCAAAACCATTGTTAATGGTCAAAGTGTTTGGTTATCTGGAAATCCATTATATATTATGGCGGGATTAGTACTGTTAACCATTGCCATTGTTTTGTTTTTTCCTAAAATAACAAAAGCAGTGCCAGCCTCCTTAGTTGCTATTATTGTAGTTTTTGGACTCGTTTTGGGTCTAGGAATTCATACAAAAACGGTGGCAGATATTGCTTCTATCAGTGGTGGTTTTCCTCCTTTTCATATTCCAAATATTGAATGGACTGTTGAAACCTTGCAATTGGTTTTTCCTTATGCTTTAATTATGGCTTCAGTTGGATTAACGGAGGGATTATTGACTTTAAATCTAGTAGATGAAATAACAGGAACTAAAGGAAAAGGAAACCGAGAGTGTATTGCACAAGGCAGTGCTAATGTATTGAATGGATTTTTCTTTGGTATGGGTGGTTGTCCTATGATTGCACAAACCTTGGTTAATTTATCAGCAGGTTCTAGAGCTCGTTTATCAGGAATTATTGCTGCTTTGACTATACTTGTCATTATTTTATTTGGAGCTCCTATCATTGAACAATTGCCTATTGCCGCACTAGTTGGGGTAATGATTATGGTTGCCATTGGTACATTTGAATGGATTAGTTTTAGAATAATTAACAAAATGCCAAAACAAGATATATTTGTTGGTGTCCTTGTGGCGGTGATTACCATTTTATTACACAATTTAGCCTTGGCAGTTTTAATCGGAGTTATAATTTCAGCTTTAGTTTTTGCTTGGGAAAGTGCCAAACGCATTCGAGCTAAAAAATATGTAGATGAAAAAGGGGTAAAACATTATGAAATATTTGGACCCTTATTTTTTGGTTCAACCACTGCTTTTGCTGAAAAATTTGATATTTTAAATGATCCAAATGATGTAATTGTAGATTTTAAAGAAAGTAAGATTGCTGATATGAGTGCTATCGATGCTGTAAATAAATTAACGGAACGATATGCCAAAGTAGGGAAGAAGATCCATTTGCGCCATTTAAGTGCCGACTGTCGTCAGTTACTTCACAATGCCGATGATGTTATCGATATCAATATCATCGAAGATCCCACTTACAAAGTGGCAATTGATTAA
- a CDS encoding endo-arabinase, which translates to MNWKISICLLISLFAMESKAQNSEQENIKKLLEKESATYRSGDSKAHASCWHIQPYSRILVSTTDGNTYDVPPAEMVKVTEDTTPRGGSSKNTNYKMSINGNTAWVSHNEESTAKDGTISYSYEIRLLEKIKKEWKLVGQSIHMYKKK; encoded by the coding sequence ATGAACTGGAAAATATCAATTTGTCTTCTTATTAGTTTATTTGCAATGGAAAGTAAAGCACAAAATAGTGAACAGGAAAACATCAAAAAGCTACTTGAAAAAGAATCAGCAACCTATCGTTCAGGAGATAGTAAAGCACACGCTTCTTGCTGGCATATTCAGCCTTATAGTCGAATATTAGTTTCTACAACGGATGGAAATACGTACGACGTACCACCAGCTGAAATGGTGAAAGTTACGGAAGACACCACTCCTAGAGGCGGAAGCTCTAAAAATACCAATTATAAAATGAGTATCAATGGCAATACTGCATGGGTAAGTCACAATGAAGAATCTACTGCCAAAGACGGAACAATAAGTTATTCTTATGAAATTCGATTATTAGAAAAAATAAAAAAGGAATGGAAACTTGTGGGACAATCGATTCATATGTATAAAAAGAAATAA
- a CDS encoding glycoside hydrolase family 130 protein — MTDIANRYKNNPILSPKDLNASDDAMIIECLLNPGAFEFNGRIGLLLRVAERTVQKDGLLSVPIYNNEGKIEILNFKLDDPKLNASDSRVIKYDGTDYLTTISHLRLVWSTDSVNFIEDPEYSSLFGEGEYESYGIEDCRVTKIEDTYHLTYTMVSANGVGVGLRTTKDWKTFEKKGMIFSPHNKDCAIFEEKFNDKFYALHRPSSPELGGNYIWLAESPDGVHWGNHKCIAKTREGKFDSKRLGAGAAPIKTDKGWLEIYHGATKENRYCLGALLLDLEDPSIVLARSEEPIMEPMETYERTGFFGEVIFTNGHIVKGDEIQMYYGAADEFVGLATFSITEILKTLHV, encoded by the coding sequence ATGACAGATATTGCCAATCGCTATAAAAACAATCCCATACTATCTCCAAAAGACTTAAATGCTAGTGATGATGCTATGATTATCGAATGTTTGCTTAACCCAGGAGCATTTGAATTCAATGGAAGAATAGGGTTACTTTTAAGAGTTGCCGAAAGAACAGTTCAAAAGGACGGCCTTTTATCAGTTCCAATTTATAATAATGAGGGGAAAATTGAAATTTTAAATTTTAAATTAGATGACCCTAAATTAAATGCTTCCGATTCAAGAGTAATTAAATATGATGGGACCGATTACCTAACCACTATTTCTCATTTGCGATTAGTTTGGAGCACAGACAGCGTTAATTTCATAGAAGACCCTGAGTATTCTTCTCTTTTTGGAGAAGGAGAATATGAATCCTATGGTATTGAAGATTGTCGTGTTACCAAAATTGAAGATACCTATCACCTTACCTATACGATGGTTTCTGCAAATGGTGTTGGTGTTGGGCTTAGAACAACAAAGGATTGGAAAACTTTTGAAAAAAAGGGGATGATTTTTAGTCCACACAATAAAGATTGTGCCATTTTTGAAGAAAAATTCAACGATAAATTTTATGCTTTACATAGACCTAGCAGTCCTGAATTGGGAGGTAATTATATATGGCTAGCCGAATCACCTGATGGCGTACATTGGGGGAACCATAAATGCATCGCTAAAACGCGTGAAGGAAAATTTGACAGCAAACGCCTTGGTGCAGGAGCGGCACCCATAAAAACAGATAAAGGCTGGTTAGAGATATATCATGGTGCTACAAAAGAAAACAGGTATTGTCTTGGGGCCCTTTTATTAGATTTAGAAGACCCATCTATCGTTTTGGCGCGCTCCGAAGAACCTATTATGGAACCAATGGAAACGTATGAACGTACTGGCTTTTTTGGCGAAGTAATTTTTACCAATGGCCATATTGTTAAGGGAGATGAAATTCAAATGTATTATGGGGCTGCAGATGAATTTGTTGGTTTAGCCACGTTTTCTATTACAGAAATCTTAAAAACACTACACGTATAA
- a CDS encoding alpha-glucosidase codes for MNYSKIGISIVMLLLFFSCNKEKKSTADKVWWKESVFYEIYMPSYKDSDRDGFSDFKGLTSKLDYIKGLGVKGIWLTPFLESPKVDNGYDVANYYKVDPTYGTIEDFKLFLAEAHKKDIKIIMDMVVNHTSTDSKWFQESRKSKDNPYRDYYIWKDKPNNWESFFGGSAWEFDKNTNQYYYHQFDTRMADLNWGNPKVVAEIQKMLRFWLDLGVDGFRMDVINFLTTDGITKDNPFKNGIQEHLNDINQKGVKTAMKSIKSVVNEYENRFIVGEIGSDKIEVLKQYQSPDLLDVVFNFNFGSIKEFSAKRIYDELQSMEKNMQNYPTLFFGSHDMPRLVDRLAKNNPKRAESLAALMLTAKGVPFIYYGEEIGMENIVANSITEIMDIQGRTQYELALKAGKSKVEALKIGNEHNRDKSRSPMQWNNQSFAGFSDKSSWIKVNPNYTNLNVVNLDKNENSILNKYKKLIALRNSQLALQYGSYTNLSFSNDCIRFERTFKGEHIKCYFNFGKQPLEIKLNSKETILAGENKMEPDSYLLVKQ; via the coding sequence ATGAACTACTCCAAAATAGGTATATCAATTGTAATGCTTTTGCTTTTTTTCTCCTGCAACAAAGAAAAGAAATCAACTGCAGATAAAGTGTGGTGGAAAGAATCGGTTTTTTACGAAATCTACATGCCCAGTTATAAAGACTCCGATAGGGATGGATTTAGTGATTTTAAGGGATTAACCTCTAAATTGGATTATATTAAAGGTCTTGGTGTAAAAGGAATTTGGTTAACCCCGTTTCTAGAATCTCCCAAAGTGGATAACGGATATGATGTTGCTAATTATTACAAAGTGGATCCCACGTATGGTACTATCGAAGACTTCAAACTATTTTTGGCGGAAGCCCATAAAAAAGATATTAAAATTATTATGGATATGGTTGTCAACCATACTTCCACCGATTCAAAATGGTTTCAAGAATCTCGTAAGTCAAAAGACAATCCGTATCGCGATTATTATATTTGGAAAGACAAACCCAACAATTGGGAATCCTTTTTCGGAGGATCCGCTTGGGAGTTCGACAAGAATACCAATCAATACTACTATCATCAATTTGACACCAGAATGGCTGATCTCAATTGGGGAAACCCGAAAGTAGTTGCCGAGATTCAAAAAATGTTACGATTTTGGTTGGATTTAGGTGTAGATGGTTTTCGCATGGATGTGATTAACTTTCTTACTACAGATGGAATTACAAAAGACAACCCTTTCAAAAATGGTATTCAAGAACATTTGAATGACATCAATCAAAAAGGAGTTAAAACTGCCATGAAATCAATAAAATCGGTGGTAAATGAGTATGAGAATCGGTTTATCGTAGGAGAAATAGGAAGCGACAAAATAGAAGTTCTTAAACAGTATCAATCTCCTGATTTACTGGATGTGGTTTTTAATTTCAATTTTGGGAGCATCAAAGAATTCTCTGCCAAAAGAATCTATGATGAGTTGCAAAGCATGGAGAAAAATATGCAAAACTACCCTACACTCTTTTTTGGAAGTCATGATATGCCCCGTTTGGTTGATCGTTTGGCAAAAAACAATCCCAAAAGAGCCGAATCATTAGCCGCTTTGATGTTAACTGCCAAAGGAGTGCCTTTTATTTATTATGGAGAAGAAATTGGAATGGAAAATATTGTAGCTAATTCGATTACTGAAATAATGGACATTCAAGGGCGTACCCAATATGAATTGGCGTTGAAAGCAGGAAAATCAAAAGTCGAAGCACTAAAAATTGGAAACGAACACAACCGAGACAAGTCAAGAAGTCCAATGCAATGGAATAATCAATCATTTGCGGGTTTTTCGGATAAATCTTCTTGGATTAAAGTAAATCCAAACTACACCAACTTGAATGTAGTTAATTTAGATAAAAATGAAAATTCCATTTTAAATAAATATAAAAAACTTATTGCTTTACGTAATTCCCAGCTTGCACTTCAATATGGAAGTTATACAAACTTATCGTTTTCGAATGATTGTATTCGATTTGAAAGAACTTTTAAAGGAGAGCATATTAAATGTTATTTCAATTTTGGAAAACAACCCCTTGAAATTAAATTAAACTCTAAAGAAACCATCTTAGCGGGTGAAAATAAAATGGAACCCGATAGTTATTTACTTGTAAAACAATAA
- a CDS encoding M16 family metallopeptidase produces the protein MESINKKYILICLLVFSSINIIAQGYKLPNYTTFRLSNGLTFNLMEQHDVPIVDVSILFPAGAIYDHEKAGLASLTATALKHGTISFSKAKLEEELDFIGANIDTYANKEYAGLSSNFAAKDKEKVLLLIKEVVLNPVFDSTEFEKEKARLLVRLEQQKESPRSVIGFYFDGLLYGNHVYGNNINGTKTTVGKLSVDDVKDFYKTNYRPDESVISIVGDFNSVEMKKTLTKLFSNWKNGTHEKENLASKPIAIPTENKVLLVNKDDAKETTMYIGASGINRNNPDYVAIDVVNTLFGGRFTSMLNDELRVNSGLTYGASSRFSALKNGGSFIMSTFTAVNTTEATIDKLLEVLKKLHTNGIDEQSLASAKNYVKGQFPPRYETAGQLASLLSQMHWYDLDRSYIDNFEKNVDGLDLAKANQIIEKYYPKDKLQFVLVGKASEIKKIAEKYGPVTQVEITE, from the coding sequence ATGGAATCAATAAATAAAAAATACATACTCATTTGCCTATTGGTTTTTAGTTCAATCAATATAATAGCACAAGGTTATAAATTACCTAACTATACCACTTTCAGATTGAGTAACGGACTTACATTTAACTTAATGGAACAACATGATGTTCCTATTGTTGATGTTTCTATTTTATTCCCTGCAGGAGCTATTTACGATCATGAAAAAGCAGGACTTGCTTCATTGACTGCAACCGCTCTTAAACACGGAACCATCAGTTTTTCCAAAGCCAAACTGGAAGAAGAACTGGATTTTATAGGTGCTAATATTGATACCTACGCCAACAAAGAATACGCTGGACTATCCTCTAATTTTGCTGCCAAAGACAAAGAAAAAGTTCTTTTATTAATCAAAGAAGTGGTACTGAATCCGGTTTTTGATAGTACCGAATTTGAAAAGGAGAAAGCTAGGCTACTAGTTCGTTTAGAGCAACAAAAAGAAAGCCCGCGATCTGTAATAGGATTTTACTTTGATGGTCTTTTATACGGCAATCATGTCTATGGTAATAATATCAATGGTACCAAAACTACTGTAGGTAAACTATCTGTAGATGATGTAAAGGATTTTTACAAAACCAATTATAGACCCGATGAATCTGTTATCAGTATTGTGGGAGATTTTAATTCGGTAGAGATGAAAAAAACGCTAACAAAATTATTTTCTAATTGGAAAAACGGTACACATGAGAAAGAAAACTTGGCTTCAAAACCAATTGCCATTCCTACTGAAAATAAAGTGTTATTAGTAAATAAAGACGATGCCAAAGAGACAACTATGTATATTGGCGCTTCTGGAATAAATAGAAATAATCCTGATTATGTAGCAATTGATGTAGTCAACACCTTATTTGGCGGTCGATTTACATCGATGTTAAATGATGAATTAAGGGTAAACTCCGGTCTTACGTATGGAGCAAGTAGTCGTTTTAGCGCCTTGAAAAATGGGGGTTCATTCATTATGAGTACATTTACAGCTGTAAATACTACGGAAGCTACAATAGATAAATTACTAGAAGTATTAAAGAAATTACATACAAACGGAATTGATGAGCAATCATTGGCTTCAGCCAAAAACTATGTAAAAGGACAATTTCCTCCACGTTATGAAACAGCTGGACAATTGGCGAGCTTGCTTTCGCAAATGCATTGGTATGATCTTGATCGTTCTTACATTGATAATTTTGAGAAGAATGTAGACGGACTAGATTTAGCCAAAGCAAACCAAATTATTGAGAAATACTATCCTAAAGACAAATTACAGTTTGTACTCGTTGGTAAAGCCTCAGAGATAAAAAAAATAGCTGAAAAGTACGGACCTGTTACCCAAGTGGAGATAACAGAATAA